TGAGTTCAGTCATTCGTTTGCTGGAACTGCGGCGGGCGCTGGAGGTTGAGGCTGCCCGCCTGGCTGCCATCCGCCGAACACCGGCTCAGCTACGCCGCATTCGCAATGCCGTGGTCGAAATTGATGAGGCGGTCGAGGCCGGTGATACCGGTGTCGATCAGGACATGGCCTTTCATCGTTCGATCGCCGAAGCCTGTGGCAATGAGCATTTCACTGCCGTGATTGATTTCCATAACCGCTTTCTGCATCACGCCATCACTCTGACGCGTACCAACGAGGCACGGCGCACGGTCTTCATGACCCAGGTCATGGCGGAACACGACGACATCGTGACTGCGATCGGTCGCAGTGATCCTGACGCAGCGGCGCAGGCCGTCAGCCGGCATCTCGATAATGCCGAGTGGCGGCTGAGTCAGGCGCCGGCCGATCTGCTCGAACAGGCCGGTTTCGCATCCTCCCCCACCTCCGATCAGTGAGGAGTCTGCCATGCCCCGTTTCGCTGCAAATCTGAGTCTGATGTTCAACGAAGTGCCGTTCATGGAACGCTTTGCCTCGGCCGCCGAACAAGGGTTTCGGGGGGTGGAATATCTGTTTCCGTATGCCTTCGAGC
This DNA window, taken from Kushneria phosphatilytica, encodes the following:
- a CDS encoding FadR/GntR family transcriptional regulator, encoding MSEHSQPTRAPHLAEQVARQLTRSIHAGEWRQGQRLPTEAALGERFGISRPVVREAISMLRNAGLVMSRRGSGSFVTESPTVTLHMPLPSASLSSVIRLLELRRALEVEAARLAAIRRTPAQLRRIRNAVVEIDEAVEAGDTGVDQDMAFHRSIAEACGNEHFTAVIDFHNRFLHHAITLTRTNEARRTVFMTQVMAEHDDIVTAIGRSDPDAAAQAVSRHLDNAEWRLSQAPADLLEQAGFASSPTSDQ